The genomic stretch GCCTCGGAGAGCGGCTCTTCGTTGATCGGGTGGGTGACCCCGGCCTGGGTGAGCACGCGGTGCCAGAGTCCGGCGTCGTACTGGAGAACGTTCTGCGGTGCCGGGTACTCGGGCAATTCCGCCTCTTGTGCGGCCGCGGCGGCGGCCGCCGCGTCCTCGGCACTTGCCGGACGGTTGGGCTTGGCGGCGAGGATCGCCTTGCGTGCGGTGGTGTAACTCTCACCGGTACGATCCATGCGCGTACGGGTGAGCTTTTTCAGGTTCTTCGGCTGGGCCACGGTGTGCTCCTTAGATATTGCGTGCGCGCAGGCGCGGGACTTCCCGCACGCCGGTCGCTCAGCGCCAAGGAACCATTCTATCCGGGGTGACACCCCGCCCATGTCAGTGCCGCGGGTGGGGCCCGCGCTAGCGCACCGCGAGGATCAGTCGCGGATCCAGCTCGCCGGCCTCGATGGCTCCGAGCACGTTAATGATGCGGTGCATTGGATCGGTGCCCAATAGGATCGGGCCACCCAGCGGTGTCGGGTTCGAGCGCTGGGCGCGCTGCGCCGCTGCCATCTGCTGGCGCACGCCCAGGCTCAGCGAGGTATCGGCGCGCACGCCGAAGCCCGCGGTGTGCAGATATTTGCGGTACGCCGCATCGCTCTCAACATGGGAGGACGCTGCGGCGTCGGCCCACGGCATGGGGAAGGTGAGCTGGTTGGTACCCATCAGATCGAAGACGCCAAAAACGCCGCCGGGGCGCAGCAGGCGGTAGACCTCGTTAAAGACCGCTTGTTTGTCCGCCAGATTCATCCCCACATGCAGCATGGTCGCGGCGTCAAAGGAGGCGTCCGGCAGCCCGGTATCGGCCCCGGAGGCCTCTAGCATGTTGATCGAGCCGCCG from Paeniglutamicibacter sp. Y32M11 encodes the following:
- a CDS encoding class I SAM-dependent methyltransferase, encoding MSDTEESIKRYTSGDLRERLHAALRAAGRDPAVLLPGDLVEADHFHSGGLASTTEVARALGIGLGTRVLDVGSGIGGPARIFARGGAVVTGVDVTAEFVILARELNLASGLGGSINMLEASGADTGLPDASFDAATMLHVGMNLADKQAVFNEVYRLLRPGGVFGVFDLMGTNQLTFPMPWADAAASSHVESDAAYRKYLHTAGFGVRADTSLSLGVRQQMAAAQRAQRSNPTPLGGPILLGTDPMHRIINVLGAIEAGELDPRLILAVR